DNA from Bradyrhizobium diazoefficiens USDA 110:
CGTAGGGTGCCAATACCAAATCGCGGGTAACGATGACCCGCACGGGGAAACCTGGCCGGATGGTCAGCGTCGGCTGGATGTTGAGCTGGCGCTGCAGATCTGCTGGCCAGTCTGGCTGATGCTGCTAGGTCGTCCAGCGACTCGGCATAGACGACGTATCGCTCCGGGGAGGACCGCCTTGTGCGGTTTGATGGAGGATGAAGACATAGGCGTATGACTGACCATATGCCTATGCCGAAGGTTTCCCGACTTGAAGTCGTCTCGACAGGCGCTCGACGTCGTTGGACATTGGAAGAAAAGCAGCGAATCGTCACCGAGAGCTATGGCGGGCCACGTCTGGTGTCGGTCACGGCACGACGTAACGGGCTGTCGACAAGCCAATTGTTCACGTGGCGCCGGTTGGCGCGGGAAGGCAAGTTGAGCGGGGATGCCGCGCCGGTGCTTGTTCCGGTTGAGATGACGCCTGCGGCGGCTCCGATCTCGAGTGGCGCGCCACAACCGGTGTCTTCACCGCCTGCGCAACGTGCACGGGCCGGCATTATCGAGATCGAGCTTGGGGGCGGCTGTCGCGTGCGCGTTGACCGGGACGTGGACGCGGAGGCGCTGCAGCGGGTTCTTGAGCTTCTGAGACGGCGATGATCCCGATCCCGAGCGGCGTCAGGGTCTGGATCGCCACCGGCCACACCGACATGCGCCGCGGGATGCAAAGCCTGGCGCTTGCGGTCCAGGAGAGCCTGAAGCGCGATCCTCATGCTGGCGATCTCTACATCTTCCGGGGTCGCCGCGGCGATCTGGTCAAGATCCTCTGGCATGACGGGCTGGGCATGTCGCTCTACGCCAAGCGCCTGGATCGCGGCAAGTTCATATGGCCTTCGGCGTCGGACGGCGCAGTATCGATCTCGGCGGCGCAGATGGGTCCAGAAACTAAAGGTCCCAAACGTGAAAATCCTAAACATCTCGAATTTTTCAGAAGGACTCTTGGCTGTCGATAGCGATCGCGCCGACGCGTTTTGTTCGGACGACGCGATCCTCTACACTTTGCGACAAAAGCCGGCTCGCGACCGTCTGGAGGTCGTCGGCCGCCCGCTCTCCTTCGAGCCGTACGGGTTAATGATGCGCCGTGACGACTCTGCGTTTCGCTTGGCTGTCAACAAGACGCTGGCCGAGCTCTTTCGCTCGGGAGAGATAACATCTCTCTACCACAAGTGGTTTGACCAATTTGGAATTCCACTGAGCGAGAAGCTCGAGACCGTTTTGCAAGCGCAAGCAGTCCCTCAATAGCGGCTGGGTCGAATGCTCTCCTACAATTGGAACTGGAGTATTCTCTTCCAGCAGCCGCAGCTTGGATGGCTGCTGGAAGGTCTGCGTCTCACAATAGTCATGGCGGTGGTGAGCTTCCTCCTAGCGCTTGCGATCGGAACCTTAGTCGGTACAGCCCGCACTGCTCGATCGAGAGCGGTGCGTGGAATAGGCTTCGTCTACACAGCTCTCTTTCGGAACGTGCCATTGCTGATCCAGATGTTCCTGTGGTTCTACGTCTTTCCGGAGCTCCTGCCCTCAAATCTTGGACGCTGGGTGAAGCGGGATTGGGCGTGCTTGTCGTCCCTTATGGCGATCGATACGTACGGTTGGTCATCTACGCTGGAATAGGACGGGATCAGATCGATGCGGTCTTGAGCGCTTTTTCGGAGATAGGCCAAAGCTTAGAGGCGAAATACCCCGATACACTGTCGACATCCTAAGCCGCGGGCATCGTGCGAAGCGCGTGGGACGCCGACTGCCCACGTGCATCGATCACGGTCCCGGCCGCGTTTGAGGCTAGATCACGTCGAGGAACACCGACCAAGAAATAATAGCGGGATTATAGCCAGTGTTTTGAGGCCTAGCACCATGGCATGAGTTGACGTATGAAAACTCGTGCGATTGTAGCCTGGAATGTGCGTCGGATTCGCGTGAATCGGGGTATCTCGCAGGAGCAATTGGCTTGGAAGGCCGGGATCGACCGCTCCTACATGAGTAGTCTTGAGCGGCAATCGAAGAACCCGACGATTGATCTTCTCGACCGCATCGCCGAAACGCTGGACGTGCAGTTGTCCGAGTTCTTTGTTCTGCCGCCCAAAGGTGCTAGGTCTCCGAAGACCTTGCCTAAAAGCCGCAAGCCAGCGGGTCCACGTCGCAAGAAAAAATAGCGAATTTCAACGGCTTCTACGTAGCCAATTGAGGGACTTAGAACACCAATTTCGCCCGACAAGCCTTCTTTGCCGGCCGAACAGGGCTGTGATTAAATTGGAGTGCGTTTCACAGCACGGGAGTGAGTGACGACTGGTTGCCGGATGCAGGTTCGCGAAATGCATTGGCGGGCGCGGTCGCATCGGAAGAGGAGACTTCGATAATCGCAATTGCCTCGACTTTTTCAACCATTTGTACGCAGCCGATTGACCACGGCAACCGGGTTCATCCCCACTGGGGCGATCTTTCGTAGTCCACGTGTGATGTGTCCGGAGGCGCAAAGGCGCGGAGATTACGCCTCATCAGGCAAGTCTATTGGAGCGCCAATTGAGCTTGAAGAATATCTGATCGATTCGCCGTGATCTCGGGATGCCCCGGCTGTGGGAAGTCCACGCTGCTGACCGAACTCGGCCGACGCGGCTACGCGACGATAGATGAGCCTGGACGCCCGGTCGTAAGGAAGGAATTGGAGTCGGGCGTTCCCGCGTTGCCCGGGACAGGTATTGAAGCGCGCCTGCACAGTGCGTTTGATCTTTCCCTTGAAAACCTGACGCGAGCGAGTGCGTTCGACGGCTGGGTTTATTCGATCGCGGCCTGATCGACGCCGCAGCGGGTCTCGAACGCGTGACAGGCGAGCCGGCGACAAGGAACTCGGACAGGCACGCCACTATCATCGACGCGTGTTCATCGCTTCCGCCTTGGCCGGCCATCCACGCGACCGATCAAGAGACGCGTCATGATTTCGAGGATGCCTGTCGAAAACGAGCATCTTCTGAAGGTTTTCCCGATGCTCGGCTATGAAGTGGCACTACTCCCAAACTCAGCGTGGTGGAAAGGGCCGATTTCGTTCTTTGAGTGCCGACGTCCAACGAACATCACCAATTATAAACACGTGCAGTCGAACGGAAAGTCCATGGCAAGGGCCGCTATGGCGAATCAATTGTCAGCCTGCTGCCGTGAATCTGCCGAACGGGCACTGAAAACGGATCGAAGTCCTTCAGGCAACGCACGTTCACTGCCCATCCGTCGAACGGCCGAATGCCGGCTTCGCGTTCTGCTGCGGTGGGCTGGCTTGGTTTGCGGAACGGCAAAATACCGCAAACCGGGCAAAAATAGTCAGCCGCAGTGAATAAACCCCAGCGATAGACCGACAACTCCTGGAGGGGCGTCAGGAGCCGGAAGTCGCCCTCGG
Protein-coding regions in this window:
- the tnpA gene encoding IS66-like element accessory protein TnpA; its protein translation is MTDHMPMPKVSRLEVVSTGARRRWTLEEKQRIVTESYGGPRLVSVTARRNGLSTSQLFTWRRLAREGKLSGDAAPVLVPVEMTPAAAPISSGAPQPVSSPPAQRARAGIIEIELGGGCRVRVDRDVDAEALQRVLELLRRR
- the tnpB gene encoding IS66 family insertion sequence element accessory protein TnpB (TnpB, as the term is used for proteins encoded by IS66 family insertion elements, is considered an accessory protein, since TnpC, encoded by a neighboring gene, is a DDE family transposase.); amino-acid sequence: MIPIPSGVRVWIATGHTDMRRGMQSLALAVQESLKRDPHAGDLYIFRGRRGDLVKILWHDGLGMSLYAKRLDRGKFIWPSASDGAVSISAAQMGPETKGPKRENPKHLEFFRRTLGCR
- a CDS encoding transporter substrate-binding domain-containing protein, which codes for MAVDSDRADAFCSDDAILYTLRQKPARDRLEVVGRPLSFEPYGLMMRRDDSAFRLAVNKTLAELFRSGEITSLYHKWFDQFGIPLSEKLETVLQAQAVPQ
- a CDS encoding ABC transporter permease subunit (The N-terminal region of this protein, as described by TIGR01726, is a three transmembrane segment that identifies a subfamily of ABC transporter permease subunits, which specificities that include histidine, arginine, glutamine, glutamate, L-cystine (sic), the opines (in Agrobacterium) octopine and nopaline, etc.), with the translated sequence MLSYNWNWSILFQQPQLGWLLEGLRLTIVMAVVSFLLALAIGTLVGTARTARSRAVRGIGFVYTALFRNVPLLIQMFLWFYVFPELLPSNLGRWVKRDWACLSSLMAIDTYGWSSTLE
- a CDS encoding helix-turn-helix domain-containing protein gives rise to the protein MKTRAIVAWNVRRIRVNRGISQEQLAWKAGIDRSYMSSLERQSKNPTIDLLDRIAETLDVQLSEFFVLPPKGARSPKTLPKSRKPAGPRRKKK
- a CDS encoding AAA family ATPase — encoded protein: MISGCPGCGKSTLLTELGRRGYATIDEPGRPVVRKELESGVPALPGTGIEARLHSAFDLSLENLTRASAFDGWVYSIAA
- a CDS encoding GFA family protein, translating into MMKTYTGSCHCGTVRFEIDADIDHVRVCDCSICSKRGALIYRVAEGDFRLLTPLQELSVYRWGLFTAADYFCPVCGILPFRKPSQPTAAEREAGIRPFDGWAVNVRCLKDFDPFSVPVRQIHGSRLTIDSP